The proteins below come from a single Esox lucius isolate fEsoLuc1 chromosome 7, fEsoLuc1.pri, whole genome shotgun sequence genomic window:
- the fam76b gene encoding protein FAM76B isoform X1 translates to MATSALYACTKCNQRYPFEELSQGQQLCKECRIAHPIVKCTYCRSEFQQESKTNTICKKCAQNVKQFGTPKPCQYCNIIAAFIGTKCQRCTNSEKKYGPPQTCEQCKQQCAFDRKEEGRRKVDGKLLCWLCTLSYRRVLQKTKEQRKGFSSSHSNSSSLNEKDHHSRQHHHQHHQQHRHSSSHKLSGSLSPEQEQGLWKQSHKSSSIQKETPKKKPKLEMKPSNGDRYKRSFNYVSSITQSMDSGGTDNFILISQLKEEVMSLKRMLQQRDQTILEKDRKLTELKADFQYQESNMRVKMNNMEKAHKESMEQQQAKNRELMKQVAALSKGKKFDRTGSSLLLP, encoded by the exons ATGGCAACATCTGCCCTGTACGCGTGTACGAAGTGTAATCAGCGGTATCCGTTCGAAGAACTGTCGCAGGGACAGCAACTGTGCAAG GAGTGTCGCATTGCTCATCCCATTGTGAAGTGTACGTATTGCAGATCAGAGTTTCAGCAGGAAAG CAAAACAAACACCATTTGCAAGAAGTGTGCCCAGAATGTAAAGCAGTTTGGAACG CCTAAACCATGCCAGTACTGTAACATCATCGCTGCTTTTATTGGAACAAAGTGTCAACGTTGTACCAACTCAGAGAAGAAGTATGGCCCTCCGCAGACCTGTGAGCAGTGCAAACAACAGTGTGCATTTGATCGCAAGGAGGAAGGCAGGAGAAAG GTGGATGGAAAGCTGCTTTGCTGGCTGTGCACTCTGTCCTACCGCCGTGTGCTGCAGAAGACCAAGGAGCAGAGAAAAGGGTTCAGCTCCTCTCACTCCAACTCATCCTCGCTCAACGAGAAAGACCACCACTCCAGACAGCaccaccatcaacaccaccagcagcacAGACACAGCAGCTCACACAA ACTCAGTGGTAGCCTAAGTCCAGAGCAGGAGCAGGGACTGTGGAAGCAGAG CCATAAATCGTCTTCGATCCAGAAGGAGACCCCAAAGAAGAAACCAAAATTGGAGATGAAGCCATCCAATGGGGACAGGTACAAGAGGAGTTTCAATTATGTCAG TTCTATCACCCAATCTATGGATTCTGGGGGAACCGACAACTTCATACTGATCAGCCAGCTGAAAGAGGAAGTGATGTCATTAAAGAGAATGCTTCAGCAGAGGGATCAAACTATTCTGGAAAAAGACCGAAAG CTCACCGAGCTTAAAGCAGACTTCCAGTATCAGGAATCCAACATGAGGGTAAAGATGAACAACATGGAGAAGGCACACAAAGAGTCCATGGAACAGCAACAG GCCAAAAACCGGGAGCTGATGAAACAAGTGGCCGCCCTCTCAAAGGGAAAGAAGTTTGACAGGACAGGGAGTTCACTGCTCTTACCGTAA
- the fam76b gene encoding protein FAM76B isoform X2 has translation MATSALYACTKCNQRYPFEELSQGQQLCKECRIAHPIVKCTYCRSEFQQESKTNTICKKCAQNVKQFGTPKPCQYCNIIAAFIGTKCQRCTNSEKKYGPPQTCEQCKQQCAFDRKEEGRRKVDGKLLCWLCTLSYRRVLQKTKEQRKGFSSSHSNSSSLNEKDHHSRQHHHQHHQQHRHSSSHKLSGSLSPEQEQGLWKQSHKSSSIQKETPKKKPKLEMKPSNGDSSSITQSMDSGGTDNFILISQLKEEVMSLKRMLQQRDQTILEKDRKLTELKADFQYQESNMRVKMNNMEKAHKESMEQQQAKNRELMKQVAALSKGKKFDRTGSSLLLP, from the exons ATGGCAACATCTGCCCTGTACGCGTGTACGAAGTGTAATCAGCGGTATCCGTTCGAAGAACTGTCGCAGGGACAGCAACTGTGCAAG GAGTGTCGCATTGCTCATCCCATTGTGAAGTGTACGTATTGCAGATCAGAGTTTCAGCAGGAAAG CAAAACAAACACCATTTGCAAGAAGTGTGCCCAGAATGTAAAGCAGTTTGGAACG CCTAAACCATGCCAGTACTGTAACATCATCGCTGCTTTTATTGGAACAAAGTGTCAACGTTGTACCAACTCAGAGAAGAAGTATGGCCCTCCGCAGACCTGTGAGCAGTGCAAACAACAGTGTGCATTTGATCGCAAGGAGGAAGGCAGGAGAAAG GTGGATGGAAAGCTGCTTTGCTGGCTGTGCACTCTGTCCTACCGCCGTGTGCTGCAGAAGACCAAGGAGCAGAGAAAAGGGTTCAGCTCCTCTCACTCCAACTCATCCTCGCTCAACGAGAAAGACCACCACTCCAGACAGCaccaccatcaacaccaccagcagcacAGACACAGCAGCTCACACAA ACTCAGTGGTAGCCTAAGTCCAGAGCAGGAGCAGGGACTGTGGAAGCAGAG CCATAAATCGTCTTCGATCCAGAAGGAGACCCCAAAGAAGAAACCAAAATTGGAGATGAAGCCATCCAATGGGGACAG TAGTTCTATCACCCAATCTATGGATTCTGGGGGAACCGACAACTTCATACTGATCAGCCAGCTGAAAGAGGAAGTGATGTCATTAAAGAGAATGCTTCAGCAGAGGGATCAAACTATTCTGGAAAAAGACCGAAAG CTCACCGAGCTTAAAGCAGACTTCCAGTATCAGGAATCCAACATGAGGGTAAAGATGAACAACATGGAGAAGGCACACAAAGAGTCCATGGAACAGCAACAG GCCAAAAACCGGGAGCTGATGAAACAAGTGGCCGCCCTCTCAAAGGGAAAGAAGTTTGACAGGACAGGGAGTTCACTGCTCTTACCGTAA
- the fam76b gene encoding protein FAM76B isoform X3, which produces MATSALYACTKCNQRYPFEELSQGQQLCKECRIAHPIVKCTYCRSEFQQESKTNTICKKCAQNVKQFGTPKPCQYCNIIAAFIGTKCQRCTNSEKKYGPPQTCEQCKQQCAFDRKEEGRRKVDGKLLCWLCTLSYRRVLQKTKEQRKGFSSSHSNSSSLNEKDHHSRQHHHQHHQQHRHSSSHKLSGSLSPEQEQGLWKQSHKSSSIQKETPKKKPKLEMKPSNGDSSITQSMDSGGTDNFILISQLKEEVMSLKRMLQQRDQTILEKDRKLTELKADFQYQESNMRVKMNNMEKAHKESMEQQQAKNRELMKQVAALSKGKKFDRTGSSLLLP; this is translated from the exons ATGGCAACATCTGCCCTGTACGCGTGTACGAAGTGTAATCAGCGGTATCCGTTCGAAGAACTGTCGCAGGGACAGCAACTGTGCAAG GAGTGTCGCATTGCTCATCCCATTGTGAAGTGTACGTATTGCAGATCAGAGTTTCAGCAGGAAAG CAAAACAAACACCATTTGCAAGAAGTGTGCCCAGAATGTAAAGCAGTTTGGAACG CCTAAACCATGCCAGTACTGTAACATCATCGCTGCTTTTATTGGAACAAAGTGTCAACGTTGTACCAACTCAGAGAAGAAGTATGGCCCTCCGCAGACCTGTGAGCAGTGCAAACAACAGTGTGCATTTGATCGCAAGGAGGAAGGCAGGAGAAAG GTGGATGGAAAGCTGCTTTGCTGGCTGTGCACTCTGTCCTACCGCCGTGTGCTGCAGAAGACCAAGGAGCAGAGAAAAGGGTTCAGCTCCTCTCACTCCAACTCATCCTCGCTCAACGAGAAAGACCACCACTCCAGACAGCaccaccatcaacaccaccagcagcacAGACACAGCAGCTCACACAA ACTCAGTGGTAGCCTAAGTCCAGAGCAGGAGCAGGGACTGTGGAAGCAGAG CCATAAATCGTCTTCGATCCAGAAGGAGACCCCAAAGAAGAAACCAAAATTGGAGATGAAGCCATCCAATGGGGACAG TTCTATCACCCAATCTATGGATTCTGGGGGAACCGACAACTTCATACTGATCAGCCAGCTGAAAGAGGAAGTGATGTCATTAAAGAGAATGCTTCAGCAGAGGGATCAAACTATTCTGGAAAAAGACCGAAAG CTCACCGAGCTTAAAGCAGACTTCCAGTATCAGGAATCCAACATGAGGGTAAAGATGAACAACATGGAGAAGGCACACAAAGAGTCCATGGAACAGCAACAG GCCAAAAACCGGGAGCTGATGAAACAAGTGGCCGCCCTCTCAAAGGGAAAGAAGTTTGACAGGACAGGGAGTTCACTGCTCTTACCGTAA